One window from the genome of Spiractinospora alimapuensis encodes:
- a CDS encoding VOC family protein gives MTVSNTPMGLTRAAHVGISVSDLDVAIAFYSALTGRDPVVANETMRSVPFGRSQGLSTAKLRYATINLDNVGIDLIQFQEPVGQPTNGAANRPGSMHLCLQVDDFDGMYQRMGEAGYEFLGDDYTFVAGEVTPDDALGTQVAYFNDPDGTNLEIIRPEGGFAN, from the coding sequence ATGACCGTCTCCAACACACCGATGGGCCTCACACGGGCCGCCCACGTCGGGATCTCGGTCTCCGACCTCGACGTGGCGATCGCGTTCTACTCCGCGCTCACCGGGCGGGACCCCGTCGTCGCGAACGAGACCATGCGCAGCGTCCCGTTCGGCCGATCACAGGGCCTGTCCACCGCGAAGCTCCGCTACGCCACGATCAACCTCGACAACGTCGGCATCGACCTCATCCAGTTCCAGGAACCCGTCGGCCAGCCGACCAACGGAGCCGCGAACCGTCCCGGCTCCATGCACCTGTGTCTCCAAGTGGACGACTTCGACGGCATGTATCAGCGCATGGGAGAGGCCGGATACGAGTTCCTCGGCGACGACTACACCTTCGTCGCCGGCGAGGTCACTCCCGACGACGCGCTCGGTACACAGGTCGCCTATTTCAACGACCCCGACGGAACCAACCTGGAGATCATCCGTCCCGAAGGCGGTTTCGCCAACTGA
- a CDS encoding TetR/AcrR family transcriptional regulator: MARSGTSDTKARIQQVARDLFARQGVQHTPLREIAKELGITQAALYYHFSSRDDLVNSIIQPLIDETEDFLGARERGGPLDPRTLFEDYFDLMSRNREASLLLVRDLSTLAHLEVGNRVLEWRRRLNALLIGPDATLEHEVRATMALGGLADCTVAFLKVPVERVRPIAVETACVTLGVP, translated from the coding sequence ATGGCCCGCTCAGGAACCTCCGACACCAAGGCGCGTATTCAGCAGGTCGCGCGTGACCTCTTCGCCCGCCAAGGCGTGCAACACACCCCACTGCGGGAGATCGCCAAGGAACTCGGCATCACCCAGGCGGCGCTGTACTACCACTTCTCCTCACGCGACGACCTCGTCAACAGCATCATCCAGCCGCTGATCGACGAAACCGAGGACTTCCTGGGCGCGCGGGAACGGGGCGGGCCACTGGACCCCCGGACACTGTTCGAGGACTACTTCGACCTGATGTCCCGCAACCGTGAGGCGAGCCTGCTCCTGGTGCGTGACCTGAGCACGTTGGCCCACCTGGAGGTCGGCAACCGCGTCCTGGAGTGGCGGCGACGGTTGAACGCGCTGCTGATCGGCCCCGACGCCACACTCGAGCACGAGGTGCGGGCGACCATGGCCCTGGGTGGACTGGCCGACTGCACCGTCGCGTTCCTGAAGGTGCCGGTGGAACGTGTACGACCGATCGCGGTGGAGACCGCCTGCGTCACGCTGGGAGTCCCCTGA
- a CDS encoding DMT family transporter has protein sequence MVTWWFVGLAFIGAICRALGAALQERDAVRAPGGTVARLGLLLHLARRPRWLAGIAVAGAGMALHLLALGGAPLAVIQPIGVSGVVFAVVFAALFNRRRVSGRELAASATVLVGLVSFVLVLVDEPVAPTLNPSAAVGVVAGLVVVGLTAFGLAPRTPPKVRVLILAGPAGMALGVAAGFVRLVGHDLASGPSALLGWLPVVALGSLLLCGLLLQNAFRTGRFAAAYAAFLLCDAATGVAVGALLLGEPLPSGLLGQVGAAAAAVCAIAGTVALAAVRHDAESTGPPTVARDHETPIPERGNDSGAYTPIPDDARE, from the coding sequence GTGGTCACCTGGTGGTTCGTCGGGCTCGCGTTCATCGGCGCCATCTGTCGCGCCCTCGGCGCCGCGCTGCAGGAACGCGACGCCGTCCGCGCGCCCGGAGGCACCGTCGCCCGCCTCGGTCTCCTCCTTCACCTCGCGCGCCGTCCACGCTGGCTCGCCGGGATCGCGGTCGCTGGTGCGGGCATGGCGCTCCACCTCCTGGCCCTCGGGGGCGCCCCACTCGCCGTGATCCAGCCGATCGGCGTGTCCGGGGTCGTCTTCGCCGTCGTCTTCGCCGCGTTGTTCAACCGCCGCCGGGTGTCCGGACGCGAGCTCGCCGCCTCGGCGACGGTGCTGGTCGGGCTCGTCTCCTTCGTCTTGGTGCTCGTTGACGAACCGGTGGCACCCACGCTCAACCCTTCGGCCGCGGTGGGAGTGGTCGCGGGACTCGTCGTCGTCGGCCTCACCGCCTTCGGTCTGGCCCCGCGAACCCCGCCGAAGGTCAGGGTCCTGATCCTCGCCGGCCCAGCGGGCATGGCGTTGGGTGTCGCGGCCGGGTTCGTGCGCCTCGTCGGCCACGACCTCGCGTCCGGCCCGTCGGCGCTCCTGGGCTGGCTCCCGGTGGTCGCGCTGGGATCGCTGCTCCTCTGCGGTCTGCTGCTACAGAACGCGTTTCGCACCGGTCGCTTCGCCGCCGCCTACGCCGCGTTCCTGCTGTGCGACGCCGCCACGGGGGTCGCCGTCGGCGCGCTGCTCCTGGGCGAGCCCCTTCCTTCGGGACTCCTGGGCCAGGTGGGCGCGGCGGCGGCCGCCGTGTGCGCGATCGCCGGCACCGTCGCGCTCGCCGCCGTCCGCCACGACGCGGAGTCCACGGGTCCTCCCACCGTGGCGAGGGACCACGAGACACCAATCCCGGAAAGGGGCAACGACAGTGGTGCGTACACACCCATCCCCGATGACGCCCGCGAGTGA
- a CDS encoding FAD-dependent monooxygenase: MRVLISGASVAGPVLAYWLHRYGFECTVLERAPALRKTGGHAVDLLHPAMDIIERMGLREEVLAKTTGTESLTLEREGSTPIDIDISRILGPASENHAEVMRDDLGEIFYDATRAHVEYVFGDSIATLEQHPTHVHVTFDHGDPRDFDLVIGADGLHSNTRRIVFGDESQFAHFIGGYLSVLTVPNHLDLSKRMVSLAAPGRTVGLYSADRADDARAIFLFRSENRLDYHHRDTDRQKELLRAAFADIGWEVPRLLAELDHTPAFYFDEITQLRMDHWSRGRVGLVGDAAYSPGPAIGGSTSLAVVGAYVLAGELATAWPDHERGFTAYERELADYVERSRTFARRMAKQLIPDTAGKVWLLAQVTRLVGSLPAGVARVLSRLDTGGLRVHDEVRLKDYPALIGPRG; encoded by the coding sequence ATGCGCGTGTTGATCTCCGGGGCCAGCGTCGCCGGTCCGGTCCTGGCGTACTGGCTCCATCGCTACGGTTTCGAGTGCACGGTCCTCGAGCGCGCGCCCGCGCTCCGCAAGACCGGAGGACACGCCGTCGACCTGCTCCACCCGGCGATGGACATCATCGAACGCATGGGACTGCGGGAGGAGGTCCTGGCCAAGACCACCGGAACGGAGTCCCTGACCCTGGAGCGCGAGGGATCAACCCCGATCGACATCGACATCAGTCGCATCCTGGGCCCCGCGTCCGAGAACCACGCGGAGGTGATGCGGGACGACCTCGGCGAGATCTTCTACGACGCGACCCGGGCACACGTCGAGTACGTCTTCGGCGACTCCATCGCCACGCTCGAGCAGCACCCGACGCACGTCCACGTCACGTTCGACCACGGGGACCCACGCGACTTCGATCTGGTCATCGGCGCGGATGGGCTCCACTCGAACACCCGCCGGATCGTGTTCGGTGACGAGAGCCAGTTCGCGCACTTCATCGGCGGATACCTGTCCGTGCTGACCGTGCCCAACCACCTCGACCTGTCCAAGCGCATGGTGTCACTGGCGGCTCCCGGGCGGACCGTGGGCCTCTACAGCGCGGACCGCGCCGACGACGCCCGCGCCATCTTCCTGTTCCGCAGCGAGAACCGGCTCGACTACCACCACCGAGACACCGACCGGCAGAAGGAACTCCTGCGCGCCGCGTTCGCCGACATCGGCTGGGAGGTCCCGCGACTCCTCGCCGAGTTGGACCACACGCCCGCCTTCTACTTCGACGAGATCACTCAACTGCGCATGGACCACTGGTCGCGGGGACGGGTCGGCCTCGTGGGAGACGCCGCCTACTCCCCCGGCCCCGCGATCGGCGGCAGCACCAGCCTCGCGGTGGTCGGTGCCTACGTTCTCGCGGGGGAGCTCGCCACCGCGTGGCCCGACCACGAACGGGGCTTCACCGCCTACGAACGCGAGCTCGCGGACTACGTCGAACGCAGTCGAACCTTCGCACGGCGCATGGCCAAGCAGCTCATCCCCGACACCGCCGGGAAGGTGTGGCTCCTCGCCCAGGTCACCCGCCTGGTCGGCTCCCTGCCGGCGGGAGTTGCCCGCGTGCTCTCGCGCCTCGACACCGGCGGACTCCGCGTCCACGACGAGGTGCGGCTCAAGGACTATCCCGCGCTCATCGGACCTCGGGGCTGA
- a CDS encoding TetR/AcrR family transcriptional regulator, translating to MSDDLGGPVAEGGGKGGAPRRLGRVERREQILDSAVRALVRRGGFAATNIDDVAAESGVTRMILYRHFDSKEDLFRAVLERAGERLHAATTLDGGIGEHSVPGMLSWAAADPDGFRLLFHHAARDPDYRGEIDELRAALTGTLSTHLGDAAVGPAWSDWAASLATTMTIEAIMAWLDAGQPDPELAAERVMGVIDGVFRSVGAA from the coding sequence GTGAGTGACGACCTTGGGGGGCCGGTGGCCGAGGGCGGTGGCAAAGGGGGCGCGCCCCGGAGGTTGGGTCGGGTCGAGCGACGGGAGCAGATCCTGGACTCGGCCGTGCGCGCCCTCGTTCGCCGCGGAGGATTCGCGGCCACCAACATCGACGACGTCGCCGCGGAGTCCGGGGTGACGCGCATGATCCTCTACCGGCACTTCGACTCCAAAGAGGACCTGTTTCGCGCCGTACTCGAGCGGGCCGGCGAGCGCCTCCACGCGGCGACGACCCTGGACGGGGGGATCGGGGAACACAGCGTCCCGGGAATGCTGTCCTGGGCCGCCGCGGATCCGGACGGTTTCCGGTTGTTGTTCCACCACGCCGCGCGGGACCCCGACTATCGCGGTGAGATCGACGAGCTCCGGGCCGCGTTGACGGGGACCCTCTCCACCCATCTCGGCGATGCCGCCGTGGGGCCGGCGTGGTCCGACTGGGCGGCGTCGTTGGCCACGACCATGACGATCGAGGCCATCATGGCCTGGCTGGACGCGGGCCAGCCCGATCCGGAGCTCGCCGCCGAGCGCGTGATGGGCGTGATCGACGGCGTATTTCGTTCCGTGGGAGCCGCCTGA
- a CDS encoding NAD(P)H-binding protein gives MTVLVTGATGQVGRGVVTELLRAGARVRALTRNPEGAKLPDGAKVVRGDLEDPASLAPALRGAKRLYLFPVPQTASTVVAMAEEAGVERVVVLSGALADQDDSDEGYLPVERAVQASGMEWTVLRPGEFATNWLDYASEVRDRREVRRPFGKAVTRPTHEADIADAAVAALLTDGHTGQTYTFTGPDELTVAEQARTIGEAIGQPVTFVELTPEQTHEEWHDPDNGVDHDVIDWLLDLYGSSLNGDGIPHTDHFERLVGRPGRPFAAWIHDHADDFR, from the coding sequence ATGACGGTACTGGTGACCGGGGCGACCGGACAGGTGGGACGTGGGGTCGTCACCGAGCTGCTGCGAGCGGGAGCACGAGTCCGCGCCCTGACACGAAACCCCGAAGGCGCCAAACTGCCGGACGGTGCGAAGGTCGTGCGGGGAGACCTGGAAGACCCGGCCTCCCTTGCGCCGGCGCTGCGAGGCGCGAAGCGGCTGTACCTGTTCCCGGTCCCCCAGACGGCGTCGACGGTCGTCGCCATGGCGGAGGAAGCGGGCGTCGAACGCGTCGTGGTGCTGTCGGGAGCCCTGGCCGACCAAGACGACAGCGACGAGGGGTACCTCCCGGTGGAACGCGCGGTCCAGGCCTCCGGGATGGAATGGACCGTGCTTCGGCCCGGCGAGTTCGCCACCAACTGGCTCGACTACGCCTCCGAGGTGCGTGATCGACGCGAGGTTCGGCGTCCCTTCGGGAAGGCCGTGACCCGGCCGACCCATGAGGCCGACATAGCGGACGCGGCCGTCGCCGCTCTCCTCACCGACGGGCACACCGGTCAGACCTACACCTTCACCGGTCCCGACGAGCTGACCGTGGCGGAGCAGGCACGGACCATCGGTGAGGCGATCGGCCAGCCCGTCACGTTCGTCGAGCTGACGCCCGAGCAGACCCACGAAGAGTGGCACGACCCGGACAACGGAGTGGACCACGACGTCATCGACTGGCTGCTCGACCTGTACGGTTCATCCCTCAACGGCGACGGAATCCCGCACACCGACCACTTCGAACGCCTCGTCGGACGTCCGGGCCGCCCGTTCGCCGCGTGGATTCACGACCACGCCGACGATTTCCGCTAG
- a CDS encoding VOC family protein: MNRTNRLEVGMYAFDCADAAALAGFWSAVIDRPVDHGATPAFATIGFDGTGPTWMFHQPEGALPPGDNRLLLDLAGGEAWAEEADRVEALGATRVSDNEEDGVRWSEFRDPEGNTFRIFAPRPS, from the coding sequence ATGAACCGCACGAACCGCCTCGAGGTCGGTATGTACGCGTTCGACTGTGCGGACGCGGCCGCGCTGGCTGGATTCTGGTCCGCCGTGATCGACCGTCCGGTCGATCACGGGGCGACACCCGCGTTCGCGACCATCGGATTCGACGGCACGGGGCCGACGTGGATGTTCCACCAGCCCGAGGGCGCGCTTCCGCCGGGGGACAACCGACTGTTGTTGGACCTGGCTGGGGGAGAGGCATGGGCGGAGGAGGCGGACCGGGTGGAAGCGCTCGGGGCGACGCGCGTCAGTGACAACGAGGAGGACGGGGTGCGGTGGTCGGAGTTCCGTGATCCGGAGGGCAACACCTTCCGGATCTTCGCGCCCCGACCGAGCTAG
- a CDS encoding SDR family NAD(P)-dependent oxidoreductase translates to MVRTRLEGQTVLVTGGAGNIGAAISRAFAAEGARVAVHYLAQDAPPPADTEWGHITPAASAADALAEELGHGAFAVSADLSAPEAPARLVRDVVGVAGPINVVVNNAAHCESPDTVDTLTPGSLERHYRVNAIAPALLTAEVARARRGEEPLSVVNISTDAARAFPGQTGYGTSKAALEALTRSMALDLAGRGVRVNAVAPGPVQTGWIGEDLIEQAKAIVPMGRVGDPEDIADAVVFLASHQARWITGQVLQVAGGHAL, encoded by the coding sequence ATGGTCAGAACCCGCCTCGAGGGGCAGACCGTCCTCGTCACCGGCGGTGCCGGCAACATCGGCGCGGCGATCAGCCGCGCCTTCGCCGCGGAAGGGGCACGCGTCGCGGTTCACTACCTGGCGCAGGACGCTCCCCCGCCCGCGGACACAGAATGGGGGCACATCACACCGGCCGCGAGCGCGGCGGACGCGCTGGCGGAGGAACTCGGCCACGGGGCCTTCGCGGTCAGCGCCGACCTCTCCGCACCAGAGGCACCGGCGCGCCTCGTGCGTGACGTCGTCGGGGTGGCCGGCCCGATCAACGTGGTCGTGAACAACGCGGCCCACTGTGAGTCCCCGGACACCGTCGACACCCTCACCCCCGGATCGCTGGAGCGCCACTACCGCGTCAACGCCATCGCCCCCGCGCTACTCACCGCGGAGGTCGCCCGCGCGCGCCGAGGCGAGGAGCCACTGTCGGTCGTGAACATCTCCACCGACGCCGCGCGGGCGTTCCCCGGCCAGACTGGGTACGGCACGTCCAAAGCCGCGCTCGAGGCGCTCACCCGGTCCATGGCGCTGGACCTGGCCGGGCGTGGGGTGCGGGTGAACGCCGTCGCTCCCGGCCCCGTCCAGACCGGCTGGATCGGCGAGGATCTCATCGAGCAAGCCAAGGCCATCGTCCCCATGGGGCGGGTGGGTGACCCCGAGGACATCGCGGACGCCGTCGTGTTCCTGGCCTCCCACCAGGCCCGCTGGATCACCGGCCAGGTCCTCCAGGTCGCCGGCGGACACGCCCTGTGA
- a CDS encoding DEAD/DEAH box helicase, with the protein MSLATAEARNGFDALPLRPELLDAVAELGYDEPTPIQRAAIPPLVDGHDLLGQAATGTGKTAAFALPVLERVRTDQTDRAPIALILVPTRELAVQVSQAVDDYGKSLGVRVLPVYGGTPIGRQLRSLERGVDVVVATPGRALDHLRRGSLHLNSLQITVLDEADEMLDMGFTEDIEAILEETPDGVQTVLFSATMPARIEDIANRHLTNPQRIMIEPEKRDPGEAPRVRQTAYVVPRGYKPAVLGRLLDVEAPAAAIVFCRTREEVDRLTEVATARGHRAEQLHGGMSQEQRDRVMDRLRSGAARLLVATDVAARGLDIDHLTHVINYSVPRAPESYVHRIGRVGRAGREGVAISLMEPREHRLLKTVRHVTGFAIPVEQVPSVSELQALRAARLRDALAQRMSSTVDTPEDLREVARALGEEHDLVDVAATALRMAQEAATGGAPDEEIPEASLKPPKDTRGRRGERGERGERGGGPRGERRSSGAPAAGQTRLFIGVGRSSRIRPQDLVGAIAGEAGLNGRDIGAIDIADRFSLVEVPSGAADHVISSLQGTTIKGRKPTVRRDSRASGGGGRRERR; encoded by the coding sequence ATGTCACTGGCCACCGCCGAAGCCCGTAACGGCTTCGACGCCCTTCCCCTACGCCCAGAACTTCTCGACGCCGTGGCCGAGCTCGGCTACGACGAGCCCACCCCGATCCAACGCGCCGCGATTCCCCCGCTCGTCGACGGCCACGACCTTCTCGGTCAGGCCGCGACCGGCACCGGCAAGACCGCGGCGTTCGCACTGCCCGTCCTGGAGCGGGTTCGCACCGACCAGACGGACCGCGCGCCAATAGCCCTGATCCTCGTGCCCACCCGGGAACTCGCGGTCCAGGTCTCCCAGGCCGTCGACGACTACGGCAAGTCCCTCGGCGTACGCGTACTGCCGGTCTACGGGGGCACCCCGATCGGCCGTCAGCTACGCAGCCTGGAGCGTGGGGTCGACGTCGTCGTCGCCACCCCCGGTCGCGCGCTGGACCACCTGCGTCGCGGCAGCCTCCACCTCAACTCGCTGCAGATCACGGTGCTCGACGAGGCCGACGAGATGCTCGACATGGGCTTCACCGAGGACATCGAGGCGATTCTCGAGGAGACACCGGACGGCGTGCAGACCGTCCTGTTCTCCGCGACCATGCCGGCGCGGATCGAGGACATCGCCAACCGGCACCTGACCAACCCGCAGCGGATCATGATCGAGCCGGAGAAGCGCGACCCGGGGGAAGCTCCCCGGGTGCGCCAGACCGCCTACGTGGTTCCTCGGGGCTACAAGCCGGCCGTTCTGGGCCGGCTGCTCGACGTCGAGGCGCCCGCCGCCGCCATCGTGTTCTGCCGCACCCGCGAAGAGGTGGACCGGCTGACCGAGGTCGCCACGGCCCGTGGCCACCGCGCCGAGCAACTGCACGGCGGGATGAGCCAGGAGCAGCGGGACCGGGTCATGGACCGGTTGCGTTCGGGCGCCGCGCGGTTGCTGGTCGCCACCGACGTGGCGGCGCGCGGGCTGGACATCGACCACCTGACCCACGTGATCAACTACAGCGTTCCGCGTGCCCCGGAGTCCTACGTCCACCGCATCGGGCGAGTGGGGCGTGCGGGGCGTGAGGGCGTGGCCATCTCGCTGATGGAGCCGCGCGAACACCGGCTGCTGAAGACGGTCCGCCACGTCACCGGGTTCGCGATCCCGGTGGAGCAGGTCCCCAGTGTCAGCGAACTCCAGGCCCTGCGCGCGGCCCGTCTTCGTGACGCCCTCGCACAGCGGATGTCCTCGACCGTGGACACGCCCGAGGACCTGCGCGAGGTCGCCCGCGCCCTGGGCGAGGAACACGACCTCGTCGACGTGGCCGCGACCGCCCTGCGGATGGCCCAGGAGGCCGCGACGGGTGGCGCGCCGGACGAGGAGATTCCTGAGGCGTCGCTGAAGCCGCCGAAGGACACCCGTGGACGTCGCGGGGAGCGTGGCGAACGCGGCGAGCGCGGCGGCGGGCCACGTGGGGAGCGCCGCTCGTCGGGCGCCCCGGCCGCGGGACAGACCCGGTTGTTCATCGGTGTCGGCCGTTCCTCCCGGATCCGTCCGCAGGACCTCGTGGGCGCCATCGCCGGTGAGGCCGGCCTCAACGGTCGCGACATCGGTGCGATCGACATCGCTGACCGGTTCTCCCTGGTCGAGGTGCCCAGTGGGGCCGCCGACCACGTGATCAGCTCGCTCCAGGGCACGACGATCAAGGGTCGCAAGCCGACCGTGCGTCGTGACTCGCGCGCGTCGGGCGGCGGAGGCCGACGCGAACGCCGGTAA
- a CDS encoding PPOX class F420-dependent oxidoreductase, whose amino-acid sequence MRVQFRDNTDGDQFFALRTYRRDGTAVSTPIWLAPAGGRWYGYTPGRSWKVLRIRRNPRIAVAPSSFEGEPHGDWREGTARILPTRELRRAKRAMTAKHGNKFRVFVLVTALGWFRRRGGPAVGLEITLDTPAAA is encoded by the coding sequence ATGCGGGTTCAGTTTCGGGACAACACCGATGGTGACCAGTTCTTCGCACTGCGAACGTATCGGCGCGACGGCACTGCGGTGTCCACGCCGATCTGGCTCGCACCCGCCGGGGGCCGCTGGTACGGCTATACTCCCGGGCGCTCCTGGAAGGTCCTGCGAATACGCCGAAACCCTCGAATCGCCGTGGCTCCTTCCTCCTTCGAGGGGGAGCCGCATGGCGACTGGCGTGAGGGTACGGCGCGGATACTGCCCACGCGGGAGCTACGTCGAGCCAAGCGGGCGATGACGGCCAAGCATGGCAACAAGTTCCGCGTGTTCGTGCTCGTCACCGCCCTTGGGTGGTTCCGCCGGCGAGGAGGCCCAGCGGTGGGACTGGAGATCACCCTCGATACTCCCGCCGCCGCGTAG
- a CDS encoding glycosyltransferase family 4 protein, whose translation MTPASEVTARSGPDPGSRPTLRVAIVAESFLPQVNGVTNSVRRIAEHLRAGGHEVLIIAPGTGPAYYAGAPVVRVPSVPMPIYRSFAVGLPTRRLLTAALRSFRPDVVHLASPALLSAAAVDVARDWALPTVAVFQTDLVGMARHYGVPAAHLLWPVLRRVHSAVDRTLVPSSATMAELRAQGFPRLELWPRGVDIERFSPAHRDAALRRELSPDGRPIIGYVGRLAREKRVTWLAHVARSRDARLVIVGDGPQYGRLRRALPDAVFTGQQTGALLSRLHASFDVFVHTGPEETFCQSVQEALASGVPVVAPAAGGPLDLVQPEVNGLLYAPDSVRSFQSAVRRLVRDPTRRQALAHNARPSVHDRTWSAVNEQLIDLYLTTIARSDSLPTPDGALVPVQR comes from the coding sequence ATGACGCCCGCGAGTGAGGTCACCGCCCGTTCCGGGCCCGACCCTGGCTCGCGTCCCACTCTGCGGGTCGCGATCGTGGCCGAGTCGTTCCTCCCCCAGGTGAACGGGGTGACGAACTCGGTCCGTCGTATCGCCGAGCACCTGCGCGCGGGCGGTCACGAGGTCCTCATCATCGCCCCCGGGACGGGGCCGGCGTACTACGCGGGAGCACCGGTGGTCCGCGTGCCGTCCGTGCCGATGCCGATCTACCGATCCTTCGCGGTCGGCCTGCCGACCCGACGACTGCTCACGGCAGCGCTGCGGTCGTTCCGCCCCGACGTCGTGCACCTCGCCTCGCCGGCCCTGCTCAGCGCCGCCGCCGTGGACGTCGCCCGGGACTGGGCGCTGCCCACCGTCGCCGTGTTCCAGACGGACCTGGTCGGAATGGCGCGCCACTACGGTGTCCCGGCGGCGCATCTGCTGTGGCCGGTGCTGCGTCGCGTCCATTCCGCGGTGGACCGCACGCTGGTTCCCTCATCGGCGACGATGGCGGAGCTCCGCGCGCAGGGGTTCCCCCGACTCGAGCTCTGGCCCCGCGGCGTGGACATCGAACGGTTCTCTCCGGCGCACCGTGACGCCGCGCTCCGTCGCGAACTGTCCCCGGACGGCCGTCCCATCATCGGATACGTGGGGCGCCTCGCCCGAGAGAAACGCGTCACGTGGCTCGCGCACGTCGCCCGATCCCGCGACGCGCGGCTGGTCATCGTGGGGGACGGCCCCCAGTACGGCCGCCTGCGTCGGGCACTGCCCGACGCGGTCTTCACCGGACAACAGACCGGGGCGCTGCTTTCCCGGCTCCACGCGAGCTTCGACGTGTTCGTGCACACCGGGCCCGAGGAGACGTTCTGCCAATCCGTGCAGGAGGCCCTCGCCTCCGGAGTGCCGGTGGTGGCGCCCGCGGCGGGCGGGCCATTGGACCTGGTCCAACCAGAGGTCAACGGCCTGCTCTACGCGCCGGACAGCGTGCGCTCGTTCCAGTCCGCGGTCCGACGCCTGGTGCGTGACCCCACCCGGCGCCAGGCCCTCGCCCACAACGCTCGCCCCTCGGTCCACGACCGCACGTGGTCCGCCGTGAACGAACAGCTCATCGACCTCTACCTCACCACTATCGCCCGATCCGATTCGCTTCCAACGCCCGACGGTGCCCTGGTTCCCGTCCAGCGGTGA
- the gdhA gene encoding NADP-specific glutamate dehydrogenase has translation MMDSVYADVVRRNPGEPEFHQAVHEVVETLAPVFEHRQDLLDAKMLERVCEPERQIIFRVPWQDDNGTVHVNRGFRVEFNSALGPYKGGLRFHPTVNLGIVKFLGFEQIFKNALTGVNIGGGKGGSDFDPKGRSDAEVMRFCQSFMTELYRHLGEHTDVPAGDIGVGGREVGYLFGQYRRITNRWEAGTITGKGLAWGGSNVRTEATGYGTVTFTAEMLKTAGEDLDGQQVVVSGSGNVALFAIEKAHQLGANVLTCSDSTGYVVDDKGIDLDLLSQIKLQERGRVATYAERRGGSARFVEGGSVWDVPCDIALPCATENELNEDAAKTLVGNGVKAVAEGANMPCTPEAVQVLRQAGVRFGPGKAANAGGVAASGLEMRQNAVRDSWSFTTAEGQLEEIMRSIHTICYETSARYGAPGDYVLGANIAGFERVADAMLAQGLI, from the coding sequence ATGATGGACTCCGTTTATGCCGACGTCGTGCGGCGAAACCCCGGCGAACCAGAATTCCACCAGGCCGTGCACGAGGTCGTCGAGACGCTCGCGCCGGTTTTCGAGCACCGCCAGGACCTGCTGGACGCCAAGATGCTGGAGCGGGTGTGCGAGCCCGAGCGCCAGATCATCTTCCGGGTTCCGTGGCAGGACGACAACGGCACGGTGCACGTCAACCGCGGTTTCCGCGTGGAGTTCAACAGCGCGCTGGGTCCGTACAAGGGAGGTCTGCGGTTCCACCCCACCGTGAACCTCGGCATCGTCAAGTTCCTCGGTTTCGAGCAGATCTTCAAGAACGCGTTGACCGGCGTCAACATCGGTGGAGGCAAGGGCGGCAGCGACTTCGACCCCAAGGGTCGCAGCGACGCGGAGGTCATGCGGTTCTGTCAGTCGTTCATGACGGAGCTCTACCGTCACCTCGGCGAGCACACCGACGTCCCGGCCGGTGACATCGGCGTGGGCGGACGGGAGGTGGGCTACCTCTTCGGTCAATACCGCCGGATCACCAACCGGTGGGAAGCCGGCACGATCACCGGCAAGGGGCTCGCGTGGGGTGGGTCCAACGTCCGTACCGAGGCGACCGGCTACGGGACGGTCACCTTCACCGCCGAGATGCTCAAGACCGCCGGCGAGGACCTCGACGGCCAGCAGGTCGTCGTGTCCGGGTCGGGCAACGTCGCCCTGTTCGCCATCGAGAAGGCGCACCAGCTCGGGGCGAACGTCCTCACCTGTTCGGACTCCACTGGCTACGTCGTGGACGACAAGGGCATCGACCTGGACCTGCTCAGTCAGATCAAGCTCCAGGAACGTGGCCGGGTCGCCACCTACGCCGAACGTCGTGGCGGGTCGGCGCGTTTCGTCGAGGGCGGCTCGGTGTGGGACGTCCCCTGTGACATCGCTCTGCCGTGCGCGACCGAGAACGAGCTGAACGAGGACGCGGCCAAGACCCTGGTCGGCAACGGCGTCAAGGCCGTGGCCGAAGGCGCGAACATGCCCTGCACTCCCGAAGCGGTGCAGGTCCTGCGCCAGGCCGGCGTCCGGTTCGGTCCGGGCAAGGCCGCCAACGCCGGCGGCGTCGCGGCCAGTGGCCTGGAGATGCGTCAGAACGCCGTACGCGACTCCTGGTCGTTCACGACCGCGGAGGGCCAGCTCGAAGAGATCATGCGGTCGATCCACACCATCTGCTACGAGACCTCGGCGCGCTACGGCGCCCCCGGGGACTACGTCCTGGGCGCCAACATCGCCGGTTTCGAGCGCGTCGCGGACGCGATGCTCGCGCAGGGCCTCATCTAG